Part of the Desulfobulbaceae bacterium genome, TCCAGAATGAGTTCGCGATGGTGGGTATATATTGTTCTGTGTGGTGACGGCACCCTTTATACAGGGATTACCACTGATTTGAGCAGACGGCTTGCAACTCATAACTCTGAAAAGGGTGGCGCCCGTTACACCAGATACAGGCAACCGGTAAAGTTGGTCTACACCGAGCCTGCTGCTTCGAGGTCTGAGGCTGCTCGGAGGGAGTGGCAAATTAAGCAGATGACCGCCGGACATAAGTGGAGTCTTGTTGGGAAGTGTTCGGTCGACAGGGCGAATTGTGGTGGCGTGGGGTGAACCATGTTTTTATCCAGAGCCCTCTCCTTGTACCTGCCGCTATTTTTATTGCATACTTTTTGAGATGTGCGATATATATATGAAAGAAAGGAGCGTTCGGTTGCAACATAATTTTCAGGAGAGAGCAATGCAGAAAAGACTTGGAGAAATCTTGGTTGACAATGGCCTTACTACTCAGGATAAGGTTGACGAGGGGCTCAGAGTTCAAGTCGGCGGTAACCGGAGACTAGGTTATATTCTGCTGAAGATGGGGGTAATCAGCGGTGATCAGCTACTTGATGTGCTTTCCCAGCAAATGGCGGTACCGATAATTACCATTGAGAATGAATTCTCTAAAGATGTTGCAGCAGTGCTGCCAAGGTATCTTTGTCGTAAATATACTGTCCTGCCTGTGAGCAAGGGGAGTAATAATATTTTGAACATCGCCATGATGGACCCCTCTGATAATGTGGCGATTTCTGACATTGAAAATTATACAGGGATGGTGGTCAAGCCCATGCTGGCCAGGGAAAATGATATCTCGGCAGCAATCGCCAGTCTTATTCCCTTTTCTGCCAATGATATTTTCAATCCCCAAGTCTATGGCCGTGCTGCTAAAATCGCCACCTCTGTCGCCATTGTGTTGCTGTTGGTGGTAGGATGGGCGTCATACCAATATATTGATAAGGAGTTGCATGGCACGGTAAAGGAGATTAACGGAACAACTGCATATTCAAATCATGATTTGATATTAGGCGTTGAAGGCAAAGATAAAATCTCTCTCCTTGGACACGGTGCCTATACCAAGGGATTCTATTCGGTGAACTTTACATCAGTAGAGGCATTAAAGACCTTTATCGAGCAGAAGCGCAAAAATTTTTCCGATAAACAGGCCG contains:
- a CDS encoding GIY-YIG nuclease family protein; the protein is MSSRWWVYIVLCGDGTLYTGITTDLSRRLATHNSEKGGARYTRYRQPVKLVYTEPAASRSEAARREWQIKQMTAGHKWSLVGKCSVDRANCGGVG